A stretch of Streptomyces vietnamensis DNA encodes these proteins:
- a CDS encoding polysaccharide deacetylase family protein: MPAATALRRLLPKPPLWKPPLWVAMYHSITDAADDPYKVTVSPVRFARQLHWLGDRGLRGVSVRELLAATAEGRAKGLVGLTFDDGYADFLDSALPLLRRHGFTATVYVLPGRLGGENGWDSDGPRKPLLDEHGIRRIAEAGMEIGSHGLRHVPLTEADDAALAAETRTSRELLEEMTGRPVEGFCYPYGRVDPRAIHAVRKAGYRYACAIDPGEHTGTYALPRIHIGENDTPWRLTAKRVLHPLRRRHPGDPSPAPYGPATVGAP; encoded by the coding sequence ATGCCCGCCGCCACCGCGCTGCGCCGTCTGCTGCCGAAGCCGCCCCTGTGGAAGCCGCCCCTGTGGGTGGCGATGTACCACTCGATCACGGACGCCGCTGACGATCCGTACAAGGTGACCGTCTCCCCCGTGCGCTTCGCCCGGCAGCTGCACTGGCTCGGCGACCGGGGTCTGCGCGGGGTCTCGGTGCGGGAGCTGCTCGCCGCCACCGCCGAGGGGCGCGCCAAGGGGCTCGTGGGCCTGACCTTCGACGACGGGTACGCGGACTTCCTCGACTCGGCGCTGCCGCTGCTGCGCCGGCACGGCTTCACGGCGACGGTGTACGTCCTGCCGGGCCGTCTCGGCGGCGAGAACGGCTGGGACTCGGACGGACCGCGCAAGCCGCTGCTCGACGAGCACGGCATCCGGCGGATCGCCGAGGCGGGCATGGAGATCGGCTCGCACGGCCTGCGGCACGTCCCCCTCACCGAGGCCGACGACGCGGCGCTCGCCGCCGAGACCCGGACGAGCCGGGAGCTCCTGGAGGAGATGACGGGCCGCCCGGTGGAGGGCTTCTGCTACCCGTACGGGCGGGTCGACCCGCGCGCGATCCACGCCGTGCGCAAGGCCGGCTACCGGTACGCCTGCGCGATCGACCCGGGCGAGCACACCGGCACGTACGCCCTGCCCCGCATCCACATCGGCGAGAACGACACCCCGTGGCGGCTCACCGCCAAGCGCGTCCTGCACCCGCTGCGCCGCCGCCACCCCGGCGACCCGTCCCCCGCCCCGTACGGCCCGGCCACGGTCGGTGCGCCGTGA
- the murJ gene encoding lipid II flippase MurJ, with protein sequence MAAAPPVAASPRGPVAPPAGRRAHARARVSRTGASGGGGFLAKAAAVTAGLTAAGAVLGLLRDQIMAGYFGAGAGTDAFLVAWTVPEFASTLLIEDAMALILVPAFSRALARRSAGLSDDPVRALVRGTLPRIVLALGVAAVVLIVAAPLLVAALAPGLPDPALAVDCTRLTGTCVLSFALVGYCSAALRAHGRFLPPAAIYVAYNVGIIGTVLVLRGPWGVRSAAAGVAVGGVLMVLVQAPALLRELRTPQRQMPAAPAAGGGSGEGRILVLGLIAPVVAFSLCRQSQTLIERFLAAPLPSGAISHLNYAQKVAQMPMILSLMLCTVSFPVVARALAAGDPEAARRRVERDLLLAAVVVLVGSSTVIAAAPRIVELLFERGEFTGADTSATAAVMRVYALGLLGQTMVGALVRCYFSAARPLWYPAAAMAAGLATTAAAGVPGAHHWGAVGIAAANALGITLTAVLLLRGAHRQAVPIHVGRLGEGLLRLATASAWATGAGWLCQLAIGSAVLAVAVAGLVVVGVFLLFIACAAKAPEIPPLPRSAFRRTSHARRHRAAPSAAEAAPVEAAPVGGDVPLDHGRR encoded by the coding sequence GTGGCCGCCGCGCCTCCCGTGGCCGCCTCGCCGCGCGGGCCCGTGGCTCCGCCCGCCGGGCGCCGGGCGCACGCACGCGCGCGCGTGTCCCGTACCGGGGCGTCCGGGGGCGGCGGGTTCCTGGCGAAGGCGGCGGCCGTGACGGCGGGGCTCACCGCGGCCGGGGCGGTGCTCGGGCTCCTGCGGGACCAGATCATGGCCGGGTACTTCGGGGCCGGGGCCGGGACCGACGCGTTCCTGGTGGCGTGGACGGTGCCCGAGTTCGCCTCGACGCTGCTCATCGAGGACGCGATGGCGCTGATCCTGGTGCCCGCCTTCTCCCGTGCCCTGGCCCGCCGTTCGGCCGGCCTGTCCGACGACCCGGTGCGCGCCCTCGTGCGCGGGACGCTGCCCCGGATCGTCCTCGCCCTCGGTGTCGCCGCCGTCGTCCTGATCGTCGCGGCGCCGCTGCTCGTGGCCGCGCTCGCGCCGGGTCTTCCCGACCCGGCGCTCGCCGTGGACTGCACGCGGCTCACCGGGACCTGCGTGCTGTCCTTCGCCCTGGTCGGGTACTGCTCGGCAGCGCTGCGCGCGCACGGCCGGTTCCTGCCACCTGCGGCGATCTACGTCGCGTACAACGTGGGGATCATCGGCACCGTCCTGGTGCTGCGCGGGCCGTGGGGGGTGCGGTCCGCCGCCGCCGGGGTCGCCGTCGGCGGGGTCCTGATGGTCCTCGTCCAGGCCCCCGCGCTCCTGCGCGAACTGCGGACGCCGCAGCGGCAGATGCCGGCCGCGCCCGCCGCCGGCGGCGGCAGCGGCGAGGGCCGCATCCTGGTCCTCGGGCTCATCGCGCCCGTCGTCGCGTTCTCACTGTGCCGCCAGTCCCAGACCCTGATCGAGCGGTTCCTCGCCGCGCCGCTGCCCTCCGGCGCCATCTCGCATCTGAACTACGCGCAGAAGGTCGCGCAGATGCCGATGATCCTCTCCCTGATGCTGTGCACGGTCAGCTTCCCGGTGGTCGCCCGCGCGCTCGCGGCGGGCGACCCGGAGGCGGCCCGCCGCCGGGTCGAGCGGGATCTGCTGCTCGCCGCCGTCGTCGTGCTCGTCGGCTCCTCGACGGTGATCGCCGCCGCCCCCCGGATCGTCGAACTGCTCTTCGAAAGGGGGGAGTTCACCGGCGCCGACACCAGCGCCACCGCCGCCGTCATGCGGGTGTACGCGCTCGGCCTGCTCGGCCAGACGATGGTCGGCGCCCTCGTCCGCTGCTACTTCTCCGCCGCCCGCCCCCTCTGGTACCCGGCCGCCGCCATGGCCGCGGGCCTCGCCACGACCGCCGCCGCCGGCGTCCCCGGCGCCCACCACTGGGGCGCGGTCGGCATCGCCGCCGCCAACGCCCTCGGCATCACCCTCACCGCCGTCCTGCTGCTGCGGGGCGCACACCGCCAGGCCGTCCCGATCCACGTCGGCCGCCTCGGCGAGGGGCTGCTCCGGCTCGCCACCGCGAGCGCCTGGGCCACCGGCGCCGGCTGGCTCTGCCAGCTGGCGATCGGCTCCGCCGTCCTCGCCGTCGCCGTCGCGGGCCTCGTCGTCGTCGGCGTCTTCCTGCTCTTCATCGCCTGCGCCGCCAAGGCGCCCGAGATCCCGCCCCTGCCCCGCTCCGCCTTCCGGAGGACCTCCCATGCCCGCCGCCACCGCGCTGCGCCGTCTGCTGCCGAAGCCGCCCCTGTGGAAGCCGCCCCTGTGGGTGGCGATGTACCACTCGATCACGGACGCCGCTGA